A portion of the Caenorhabditis elegans chromosome III genome contains these proteins:
- the T28A8.3 gene encoding SPK domain-containing protein (Confirmed by transcript evidence) yields the protein MVFTDTQLERLMSFLVEQTKDSIEPLVVLKVFTEYSNRENDGLSYRFYYDRFRTSVALNMAKLTEYTIEDRIRVMFGFAGEVSDDFLTKIETIGIVKLDEKKRICKFTSHDGKLKLEAVHSHSARMKRMCFLQVKGSADLVRFMDFLVEKTKDTIVPVAACKVLTEYSKRENDGLSYSVYYRRFRRSVAPNMAKFENYSIEERVRIMFGFAGKVADDFLEQIKTEGVVELDDGKRICKYASHDGKLKLEGDHSRSARNKRKYAAYRKTDHHHLSNAKDPKLSRKSGRKSDLEFSDKSDEDDVDSAISKCNFPKRARCEKSADPELHESGESDDDEEMEDVGGIDGDPDLEPIDVEHDKIADRDVADNSSIDDIHENMPARVSESDDDEYIGAVNEDPEHRLFDESHIDYLQSDEEMILEDTDDDVDYAGMVEAQPKPEPIDFHFDQINNRDNFQGNQEMMIENNNRTPFLKRQQIDLSADNRATSAESKTILMHDFLKQLTQFICFLESPKLAEIKQQIKESIGTGEDEKLQVTDIHTVLEAFFFGVSRKIRLDASNNPAMKVKDFTLKFKFFILALDFSELLELKKKVQGIIDEPEFNEKILPISDIRRSLQNLLFTISQ from the exons ATGGTCTTCACCGACACCCAATTAGAAAGACTAATGAGCTTTTTAGTTGAACAGACGAAGGATTCCATTGAGCCATTGGTGGTATTAAAAGTGTTCACAGAATACAGTAACCgtgaaaatgatggattatCGTATAGATTCTATTATGATCG ATTCCGAACATCGGTGGCACTGAATATGGCTAAACTTACGGAATACACTATTGAGGATCGAATTCGAGTCATGTTTGGATTCGCTGGAGAAGTTAGCGATGATTTCCTGACAAA aattgaaaCGATCGGAATTGTTAAacttgatgagaaaaaacgaatttgTAAATTCACATCGCATGATGGAAAGTTGAAGTTGGAAGCGGTCCACAGTCATTCGGCAAGAATGAAAAGGATGTGTTTTTTACAAGTCAAAGGTTCCGCCGATCTCGTGAGATTTATGGATTTTCTCGTGGAAAAGACAAAGGATACCATTGTGCCTGTGGCGGCATGTAAAGTGCTCACAGAATACAGTAAACgtgaaaatgatggattatCGTATAGCGTCTATTATCGTCG attCCGAAGATCGGTGGCACCGAATATGGCTAAATTCGAGAACTACAGCATCGAGGAACGAGTTCGAATCATGTTTGGATTCGCTGGAAAAGTTGCGGATGATTTTCTGGAACA AATCAAAACAGAAGGAGTTGTTGAGCTCGATGATGGAAAACGAATCTGCAAGTATGCATCACACGATGGAAAGCTGAAGTTGGAAGGAGATCACAGTCGGTCGGCgagaaataaaagaaaatacgCAGCATATCGAAAGACTGATCATCACCATCTTAGCAATGCGAAAGATCCGAAGCTTTCAAGAAAAAGCGGAAG aaagtccGACTTGGAATTCTCTGACAAAAGTGACGAGGATGACGTGGATTCTGCGATTTCGAAgtgcaattttccgaaaagaGCGAGATGTGAAAA atccgcTGATCCTGAATTGCATGAATCAGGCGAAAGTGACGACGATGAAGAGATGGAGGATGTCGGAGGGATTGACGGTGACCCGGATCTTGAACCAATTGATGTCGAACATGATAAAATCGCTGATCGAGATGTGGCTGATAATTCGAGTATTGATGATATACACGAAAATATGCCGGCACGAGTATCTGAAAGTGACGACGACGAGTATATTGGAGCTGTGAACGAAGATCCAGAACATAGACTCTTTGATGAATCCCATATCGATTATTTGCAAAGCGATGAAGAAATGATCCTAGAAGACACCGACGATGACGTGGACTACGCTGGGATGGTAGAAGCACAACCGAAGCCTGAACCgattgattttcattttgatcaAATCAATAATAGAGATAACTTCCAAGGAAATCAAGAAATGATGATAGAAAACAACAATCGTACTCCATTCCTCAAACGTCAACAAATCGATCTTTCCGCGGACAATCGAGCTACTTCAGCTGAATCGAAAACCATTTTAATGCACGACTTTCTGAAACAACTGACCCAATTCATTTGCTTCCTTGAAAGTCCGAAACTCGCCGAGATCAAGCAGCAAATCAAAGAATCGATCGGAACTGGCGAAGATGAG AAACTGCAGGTCACCGATATTCATACTGTTCTTGAGGCATTCTTCTTCGGGGTCAGTCGAAAAATCAGATTAGACGCGTCAAATAACCCAGCTATGAAGGTCAAGGATTTCACGCTCAAGTTCAAGTTCTTCATTCTCGCATTGGACTTTTCCGAGCTTCTAGAGCTTAAGAAGAAGGTTCAAGGAATAATCGACGAGCCGGAATTCAATGAGAAG attcttccgATCAGCGACATCAGACGATCTCTCCAAAATCTGCTATTCACAATTTCTCAATAA